Proteins co-encoded in one Methanobrevibacter gottschalkii DSM 11977 genomic window:
- a CDS encoding IGHMBP2 family helicase: MKKYIKRLIRLVNYERDAEIDLMTHEISTMSGKKREELGRAINKVKGKIIGKELGLQIVQFGRSERIETEISVGDMVLISTDNPLKSDLTGTVTEKGARFIKIAFDKKIPKWAMKKKVRIDLYANDVTFKRMEDNLRHLNLRGKDALEYILTERDPRKNKQIPYIDYIDKSLNDSQKQAIKNALSCENFFLIHGPFGTGKTRTLVELISQETRQKHKVLATAESNAAVDNILERLMNNKQLNLTRLGHPQRVSEHNITQTLAYKVEKHELNKKIKKIHRKIEKLIETRNTHTRPTPQFRRGYGDYDILHNASKGKGGRGISPEKMKSMASWIECNQEINESYDDIKRVENKMIRDIIECSDVILSTNSSAALDSIAKTKFDVAIIDESSQATIPSILIPIAKAKRFILAGDHKQLPPTIISAKSRDLEKTLFEELIKLYPYKSQLLNVQYRMNKALMKFPNKEFYNNGLKSDPSVEEIKIDDLLDHNHHEEALLFINTSNVYNNKEKRLKDSKSIINPVESEITINIVKNYLESGIDNEDIGIISPYADQVKVIQDNTPVEVKTVDGFQGREKEIIIISTVRSNNNGNIGFLKDLRRLNVAITRAKRKLIIVGNKETLKNSPTYKRLIEFIENENLLIDL; this comes from the coding sequence TTGAAGAAATATATTAAGAGATTAATCAGACTTGTTAACTATGAAAGAGATGCTGAAATAGACTTAATGACACATGAAATAAGTACAATGTCTGGTAAAAAACGAGAAGAATTAGGAAGGGCAATAAATAAAGTTAAAGGAAAAATTATAGGCAAAGAATTAGGTTTACAAATCGTTCAATTCGGAAGATCTGAGAGAATTGAAACTGAAATATCTGTGGGAGACATGGTTTTGATTAGTACCGATAATCCCCTTAAAAGCGATTTAACTGGAACTGTTACCGAAAAGGGAGCCAGATTTATAAAAATTGCATTTGATAAAAAAATCCCCAAATGGGCGATGAAAAAGAAAGTTCGTATAGATTTATATGCTAATGATGTTACTTTTAAAAGAATGGAAGATAATTTAAGACATTTAAATTTAAGGGGAAAAGATGCGCTAGAATATATTTTAACTGAAAGAGATCCAAGAAAAAATAAACAAATTCCTTATATTGATTATATTGATAAATCTCTTAATGATTCACAAAAACAAGCTATTAAAAATGCTCTGTCTTGTGAAAATTTCTTTTTAATACACGGACCCTTTGGAACTGGAAAAACAAGAACTCTAGTTGAATTAATATCACAGGAAACAAGACAAAAACACAAAGTATTAGCTACAGCCGAAAGTAATGCTGCAGTAGACAATATCTTAGAAAGATTAATGAATAATAAACAATTAAATCTAACAAGACTTGGACATCCGCAAAGAGTATCAGAACATAATATTACTCAAACTTTAGCATACAAAGTTGAGAAACATGAATTAAATAAAAAAATTAAAAAAATTCACAGAAAAATTGAGAAATTAATAGAAACCAGAAATACCCATACAAGACCAACACCCCAATTCCGTAGAGGCTATGGAGACTATGACATATTACATAATGCTTCAAAAGGAAAAGGCGGTCGTGGAATTAGTCCTGAAAAAATGAAATCTATGGCCAGTTGGATTGAATGCAATCAAGAAATTAATGAATCATATGACGATATAAAGAGAGTAGAGAATAAAATGATTCGCGATATTATCGAATGCAGCGATGTTATTCTATCAACAAACTCATCAGCTGCTCTTGATTCAATAGCTAAAACTAAATTTGATGTTGCAATTATTGATGAATCATCTCAAGCCACAATACCTAGTATATTAATCCCAATAGCTAAAGCTAAGAGATTCATACTCGCAGGAGACCATAAACAACTCCCTCCAACAATTATAAGTGCTAAATCTAGAGATTTAGAAAAAACATTGTTTGAAGAGTTAATTAAACTTTATCCATACAAATCTCAACTATTAAATGTCCAATATAGAATGAACAAAGCACTTATGAAATTCCCAAACAAAGAATTTTACAATAATGGATTGAAAAGTGATCCAAGTGTTGAGGAAATAAAAATAGATGACCTACTCGACCATAATCATCATGAAGAAGCCTTGCTTTTCATCAATACATCAAATGTATATAATAATAAAGAAAAACGTTTAAAAGATTCAAAATCAATAATAAATCCAGTAGAATCCGAAATTACAATTAATATTGTTAAAAATTACTTAGAATCTGGAATTGATAACGAAGATATCGGGATAATTAGTCCATATGCCGACCAGGTTAAAGTAATACAGGATAATACTCCAGTTGAAGTAAAAACTGTTGATGGATTTCAGGGAAGAGAAAAAGAAATCATTATCATATCAACCGTTAGAAGCAATAATAATGGAAATATAGGATTTTTAAAAGATTTAAGACGATTAAATGTTGCAATAACACGAGCAAAGAGAAAATTAATAATAGTTGGAAACAAAGAAACTTTAAAAAATAGTCCCACATATAAAAGACTTATTGAATTTATTGAAAATGAAAATTTACTAATTGATTTATAG
- a CDS encoding argininosuccinate synthase, with translation MTEKVVLAFSGGLDTSVCVKLLEEKYDVEVITACVDVGQGEEEMERAKTMASKIGGLKHYNIDAKDEFANEYIARAIKANAEYEGYPLSTALARPLIAQKIIDVAEKEGATAIAHGCTGKGNDQFRFEAVILAMSDLDIIAPIRELNLTRTEEQEYAASKGIELSSDKLYSIDENIWGRSIEGDILEDPSNEPPEEIYAWTKSWKDSNDEPEKVTIEFEEGVPVAINGEMMPLIDLIRKANEIAGNNSVGRVDTIENRMIGLKSRENYEVPGAKLLIAAHQALEELVLTTDELRFAEYMSTLYADLVYRALWQEPLREDLDQAFDKMQERVSGEVVMKLFKGSIQPLVRKSPFSLHSIEQITFEDKETDQREVEGMIKYHGLQAANYQKLNR, from the coding sequence ATGACTGAAAAAGTAGTTTTAGCATTCAGTGGAGGATTAGATACCTCTGTTTGTGTTAAATTATTAGAAGAAAAATACGATGTGGAAGTAATAACTGCATGCGTAGATGTTGGACAAGGTGAAGAAGAAATGGAAAGAGCAAAAACCATGGCTTCTAAAATTGGTGGACTAAAACACTACAACATTGATGCAAAAGATGAATTTGCAAATGAATACATCGCACGTGCAATTAAAGCAAATGCAGAATATGAAGGATATCCATTAAGTACTGCACTTGCAAGACCACTTATCGCTCAAAAAATTATCGATGTAGCTGAAAAAGAAGGTGCAACTGCAATTGCACACGGCTGTACTGGAAAAGGAAACGATCAATTCAGATTTGAAGCAGTTATCCTTGCAATGTCTGATTTAGATATTATTGCTCCAATCAGAGAATTAAACTTAACAAGAACTGAAGAACAAGAATATGCTGCATCTAAAGGAATTGAATTAAGCTCCGATAAACTTTACAGTATTGATGAAAACATTTGGGGAAGATCTATTGAAGGAGATATTTTAGAAGACCCATCAAATGAACCTCCTGAAGAAATCTATGCATGGACCAAATCTTGGAAAGATTCAAATGATGAACCTGAAAAAGTAACAATTGAGTTTGAAGAAGGTGTTCCAGTAGCAATTAATGGAGAAATGATGCCTTTAATAGACCTTATTAGAAAAGCAAATGAAATTGCTGGAAACAATAGTGTTGGAAGAGTGGATACTATTGAAAACAGAATGATTGGTCTTAAAAGTAGAGAAAACTATGAAGTTCCCGGTGCTAAATTATTAATTGCAGCCCATCAAGCTTTAGAAGAACTAGTTTTAACTACAGATGAATTAAGGTTTGCCGAATATATGTCTACACTTTATGCTGACTTAGTCTACAGAGCATTATGGCAAGAACCATTAAGAGAAGATTTAGATCAAGCATTTGATAAAATGCAAGAAAGAGTAAGTGGAGAAGTTGTAATGAAACTCTTCAAAGGTTCCATCCAACCTTTAGTAAGAAAATCCCCTTTCAGCCTACATAGTATTGAACAAATTACTTTTGAAGACAAAGAAACTGACCAAAGAGAAGTTGAAGGTATGATTAAATACCATGGTCTTCAAGCAGCAAATTATCAGAAATTAAACAGATAG
- a CDS encoding NAD-dependent protein deacylase, whose protein sequence is MSKLNQLQEIIDSSDNIVFFGGAGVSTESGIPDFRSENGIFESLNKYGKTPENIVSHSYYIDHTAEFFKYYKDNLVFKDAKPNPAHIALAKLEEIGKLKAVVTQNIDGLHQKAGSKTVLELHGSIHRNYCQICGKQYELNSVLESDGIPKCECGGTIKPDVVLYEEPLNSAVLNFSIDYISNADTLIVGGTSLVVYPAASLINYFNGKNLVLINKSETQYDNLASLVINDAIGETFSQIKI, encoded by the coding sequence ATGTCCAAACTTAACCAATTACAAGAAATTATTGATTCATCTGACAATATAGTATTTTTCGGAGGGGCAGGCGTTTCAACAGAAAGCGGAATTCCAGATTTCAGATCTGAAAACGGAATATTTGAAAGTTTAAATAAATATGGCAAAACACCCGAAAATATTGTTTCACATAGCTATTACATAGACCATACTGCCGAATTTTTCAAATATTATAAAGACAATCTTGTTTTTAAAGATGCTAAACCTAATCCTGCACATATTGCACTAGCTAAATTAGAAGAAATTGGAAAATTAAAAGCTGTAGTGACACAAAACATCGATGGACTTCATCAAAAAGCAGGAAGTAAAACTGTTTTAGAACTTCATGGAAGTATTCACAGAAATTATTGTCAAATATGCGGAAAACAATATGAATTAAATTCCGTTTTAGAAAGTGATGGAATACCAAAATGTGAATGTGGAGGAACTATAAAACCGGATGTTGTTTTATACGAAGAACCTCTAAACAGTGCAGTTTTAAATTTTTCAATAGATTACATCTCAAATGCAGATACATTAATCGTTGGAGGTACTTCTCTTGTTGTTTATCCTGCAGCAAGCCTTATAAATTATTTTAATGGAAAAAATCTTGTTTTAATTAATAAAAGTGAAACACAATATGATAATCTTGCATCACTTGTCATTAACGATGCCATCGGTGAAACTTTTTCCCAGATCAAAATCTAA
- the sfsA gene encoding DNA/RNA nuclease SfsA, which translates to MDYVKGIFKNRPNRFIAEVEVGGNLEIAHVPNTGRCKELLVDDAVVWLKVADNPKRKTRFSLHFVENKNVLVSLYSQQANTIVYDAVIEGKIKELNGYSIYQREKTIDNSRIDIYLENETEECYVEVKGVTLIVDGEARFPDAPTERGSKHLKELIKLKKEGNRCVVFFLIQHPVGKFFRPNWENDPKFSQTLNEAYEKGVEILVYRCDNQLDGINLIPEALDFDLGKSFTDGIVNDK; encoded by the coding sequence ATGGATTATGTTAAGGGAATTTTTAAAAATCGTCCTAATAGGTTCATAGCCGAGGTTGAAGTTGGGGGTAATTTGGAAATAGCTCATGTGCCAAATACTGGTAGGTGTAAGGAGCTTTTAGTTGATGATGCTGTTGTTTGGCTTAAAGTTGCTGATAATCCAAAAAGAAAAACTAGATTTTCACTTCATTTTGTAGAAAACAAAAATGTGTTAGTATCACTTTACTCTCAACAAGCGAATACAATTGTGTATGATGCAGTTATTGAGGGTAAAATAAAAGAACTTAATGGTTACTCTATTTATCAAAGAGAAAAAACTATTGATAATTCAAGAATTGATATATATCTTGAAAATGAAACCGAAGAATGTTATGTTGAAGTAAAAGGAGTAACATTAATTGTTGATGGGGAAGCTAGATTTCCTGATGCACCAACTGAGAGAGGTTCAAAACACTTAAAAGAGTTAATAAAACTTAAAAAAGAAGGGAATCGTTGTGTTGTATTCTTTTTAATTCAACATCCTGTTGGAAAATTTTTTAGACCAAATTGGGAAAATGATCCTAAATTTTCACAAACTCTAAATGAAGCATATGAAAAGGGTGTTGAAATTCTTGTTTATAGATGTGATAATCAGTTAGATGGTATAAATTTAATTCCAGAAGCTTTAGATTTTGATCTGGGAAAAAGTTTCACCGATGGCATCGTTAATGACAAGTGA
- a CDS encoding bifunctional ADP-dependent NAD(P)H-hydrate dehydratase/NAD(P)H-hydrate epimerase, translating into MDPLDMMVTDYNCEYLGLSRLCLMESAGKSLAEEVGKIAVYTFAKPIKVVIFTGSGGNGGDGFVAARYLLNRGYDVDIYMLKDNIRSEDAKTNLEILKNMKPRLSRLNIFNLKTLDDINNCEVVSDETSDFIIVDCLLGTGIDGNLQTNIKRAIEVINESNGLKISVDVPSGMNPLTGVVDDLAVIPDYTISFHKIKTGVRNADEEAVGGIITADIGIPFEAEYFVNYGDFLRLKNRDSDSHKGNNGRLLIVGGSANYSGAPAIAGMAAIGAGADLVHVAAPEKAAEAIKATSPDLIVNSLEGDELSLEHGEEIIRLSENVDAILIGPGAGISDSTSKLFNLLVAKIKKPIVLDADALKQVELSLIRNREDIILTPHIFEFKSFFKVKNDLKLDIDSYDFKKVDENITEIQFITNQIKGTVIVKGKYDLILSENNFKINKSGNSGMTVGGTGDALSGIVVSLSAQGLNAFDAASLAVFINGLAGDRAFDEKGNGFSATDLVSFVGNVIKDGLC; encoded by the coding sequence TTGGATCCACTTGATATGATGGTTACGGATTATAATTGTGAATATTTAGGATTGTCTAGATTATGTTTGATGGAATCTGCAGGGAAGTCTCTAGCAGAAGAAGTTGGTAAAATTGCAGTATACACATTTGCAAAGCCTATAAAAGTTGTTATTTTCACTGGTTCTGGTGGAAATGGTGGAGATGGTTTTGTAGCAGCAAGATACTTACTAAATAGGGGTTATGATGTTGATATTTACATGTTAAAAGATAACATTCGCTCTGAAGATGCAAAAACTAATCTTGAAATCTTAAAGAATATGAAGCCACGTTTGTCTCGTTTGAATATTTTTAATTTAAAAACATTGGATGATATTAATAATTGTGAAGTTGTTAGTGATGAAACTAGTGATTTCATAATAGTTGATTGTCTTTTGGGAACTGGAATTGATGGGAATTTACAAACTAATATTAAAAGAGCCATTGAAGTAATTAATGAATCTAATGGGCTTAAAATAAGTGTTGATGTTCCTTCCGGAATGAATCCATTAACAGGTGTGGTGGATGATTTGGCGGTTATTCCAGATTATACTATTAGTTTTCATAAAATCAAAACAGGAGTTAGGAATGCTGATGAAGAAGCGGTTGGCGGTATAATAACTGCAGACATTGGAATTCCATTTGAAGCGGAATATTTTGTTAATTATGGGGATTTTTTAAGACTTAAAAATAGGGATTCTGATTCACATAAAGGAAATAATGGTCGTTTACTTATTGTAGGAGGATCTGCTAATTATTCTGGTGCTCCTGCAATTGCAGGAATGGCTGCAATTGGTGCAGGCGCAGATTTGGTTCATGTTGCAGCACCTGAAAAAGCTGCTGAAGCTATAAAGGCGACATCTCCTGATTTAATAGTTAACTCTCTTGAAGGGGATGAATTATCTCTGGAACATGGTGAAGAGATAATCAGATTATCTGAAAATGTTGATGCAATTTTAATTGGTCCTGGAGCAGGAATATCTGATAGTACTTCTAAATTATTTAATCTGCTTGTAGCAAAAATTAAAAAGCCAATTGTTTTGGATGCTGATGCATTAAAACAAGTTGAACTGTCTTTAATTAGGAATCGTGAAGATATTATTTTAACTCCACATATTTTTGAGTTTAAATCATTTTTCAAGGTTAAAAATGATTTGAAATTAGATATTGATTCATATGATTTTAAAAAAGTTGATGAGAATATCACTGAAATCCAATTTATCACTAACCAAATTAAAGGAACAGTCATTGTTAAAGGAAAATATGATTTAATTTTATCTGAAAATAATTTTAAAATTAATAAAAGTGGAAATTCTGGAATGACTGTTGGAGGTACTGGTGATGCACTCTCTGGTATTGTGGTTAGTTTATCTGCTCAGGGTTTAAATGCTTTTGATGCCGCTTCGTTAGCTGTTTTTATTAATGGTCTTGCAGGTGACAGGGCATTTGATGAGAAAGGAAATGGGTTTTCAGCCACTGATTTAGTGTCTTTTGTTGGTAATGTGATTAAAGATGGATTATGTTAA
- a CDS encoding NAD-binding protein translates to MRKITIRLLTRLPTKYVTIGLLLIIALFVYGILGSYFIMHLNIIDSIYYSIITMATVGYGDYTPHTGIQKIFATTLALSGVALLAYVFNIMLTSFQEKMSTYSKGARKMKTIEDMDDYYIICGFGRVGKVVFDELNKRKQNIIVIEKKEEICNNIEESSSVVSIHKDASEDNLISKLAGERCNSVIVSTGDDVNNLFIVLTIRETNPDAWIVTRASKVENIPRLKKAGADKVVSPEISGGQDMFFESTNPYLLRITVKHTVDQIYDEFKVINKYDCSLETIDYHIPGVETPLTREIYVTRLADGKKYYNYLQTHDDQRQALDTLYRTTNNIHSHLILGQDKESFENLIKDLKEIEEIIGINLTNEEIAKITRKEDSN, encoded by the coding sequence ATGAGAAAAATAACAATAAGACTTTTAACCAGATTACCCACAAAATATGTGACAATCGGACTACTATTAATTATCGCATTATTTGTTTATGGAATATTAGGTTCATATTTTATAATGCACCTGAATATTATTGATTCTATTTATTATTCTATTATTACCATGGCAACTGTAGGTTATGGAGATTATACACCACATACAGGAATTCAGAAGATTTTTGCAACAACATTAGCTCTTTCAGGTGTTGCATTACTCGCTTATGTATTTAATATCATGTTAACAAGTTTCCAGGAAAAAATGAGCACATATTCAAAAGGAGCAAGAAAAATGAAAACAATCGAGGATATGGATGATTATTATATTATTTGTGGATTTGGCAGAGTTGGAAAAGTAGTATTTGATGAATTAAATAAAAGAAAACAGAACATTATTGTAATTGAAAAAAAAGAAGAAATTTGTAATAATATCGAAGAGAGTAGTTCTGTAGTTAGTATTCATAAAGATGCAAGTGAAGACAATTTAATATCAAAATTAGCTGGTGAAAGATGCAATAGTGTGATTGTAAGTACTGGAGATGATGTAAACAACTTATTTATTGTATTAACAATCCGTGAAACAAACCCTGATGCTTGGATTGTAACAAGAGCCAGTAAAGTTGAAAACATTCCTCGTCTTAAAAAAGCAGGTGCAGATAAAGTTGTATCCCCTGAAATAAGCGGAGGACAAGATATGTTTTTCGAATCTACAAACCCTTATCTTTTAAGAATAACAGTAAAACACACTGTAGACCAAATATATGATGAATTTAAAGTTATTAACAAATATGATTGCAGTTTAGAAACCATTGATTACCACATTCCAGGAGTTGAAACCCCACTCACCCGTGAAATATATGTAACTAGACTTGCAGATGGCAAAAAATATTATAACTACCTACAAACACATGATGATCAAAGACAAGCATTAGACACATTATACAGAACTACAAATAATATACATTCACATTTAATCCTAGGTCAAGATAAAGAGTCTTTCGAGAATTTAATAAAAGATTTAAAAGAAATAGAAGAAATTATTGGAATTAACTTAACTAATGAAGAAATAGCTAAAATAACTAGAAAAGAAGATTCTAATTAA
- the fhcD gene encoding formylmethanofuran--tetrahydromethanopterin N-formyltransferase, which produces MEINGVEIKDTYAEGFGIKVTRILVTAATEELAKIAATEATGYGTSVIGCPAEAGIDCFVPAENTPDGRPGYVIMICQGGKKALDHELMERVGMCILTAPTAAAFNCLESETTLKTGNKLKFFGDGFEKECEIDGRKIHSIPIMSGDFLVESEFGYKDGVAGGNFFILAKDQMTGVEAAQAAVEAISKVEGVITPFPGGMVASGSKVGSNKYSKFLNASTNEKMCVTLKGEVDSDIRDDADGVFEIVIDGVDEESVKAAMKAGIEAACEVDGVLEISAGNFDGKLGAYIMNLQELF; this is translated from the coding sequence ATGGAAATTAATGGTGTAGAAATTAAAGATACATATGCAGAAGGTTTCGGAATTAAAGTAACTAGAATTTTAGTTACTGCAGCAACTGAAGAATTGGCAAAAATCGCAGCAACTGAAGCAACAGGTTATGGAACTTCTGTTATTGGATGTCCTGCAGAAGCTGGTATTGATTGCTTTGTACCGGCAGAAAATACTCCTGATGGAAGACCGGGTTATGTTATTATGATCTGTCAAGGTGGTAAAAAAGCACTTGATCATGAATTAATGGAAAGAGTTGGAATGTGTATTTTAACAGCTCCTACTGCAGCTGCATTCAACTGTCTTGAATCAGAAACTACCTTAAAAACCGGTAACAAATTAAAGTTCTTCGGTGACGGTTTTGAAAAAGAATGTGAAATTGATGGAAGAAAAATTCACTCTATTCCAATTATGTCTGGGGATTTCTTAGTAGAATCTGAATTTGGTTATAAGGATGGTGTGGCAGGTGGAAACTTCTTCATTTTAGCAAAAGATCAAATGACTGGAGTAGAAGCAGCACAAGCTGCTGTTGAAGCTATTTCTAAAGTTGAAGGTGTAATTACTCCATTCCCTGGTGGTATGGTTGCTTCTGGTTCTAAAGTAGGATCCAACAAATACTCAAAATTCTTAAATGCGTCCACTAATGAAAAAATGTGTGTAACATTAAAAGGTGAAGTGGATTCTGATATCAGGGATGATGCTGATGGTGTATTTGAAATTGTTATTGATGGTGTAGATGAAGAATCTGTCAAAGCAGCTATGAAAGCGGGTATTGAAGCAGCTTGTGAAGTTGATGGTGTACTTGAAATTAGTGCAGGTAACTTTGACGGTAAATTAGGTGCCTACATCATGAACTTACAAGAATTATTCTAG
- a CDS encoding UPF0104 family protein produces the protein MDKKSVFFLGISVFILIIMLWLVGIEDIIDALNVAKLELIALAIGVQIFTYALYTLRWQILNNLADINTSFKKLLPMILVGLAVNNITPSGRGGGEPVRAYILSKEEDYPMRETFATVVADRALDTFPFVVLTVITIIGMTFYFNFDLWLLIVMISAVICIVAFLLMIIYMSINPNFGKRVDGWIIKLVRRFYKKNSEELENKIHAVILDFQSTMKIVISSKKVTYYALPLSFIIWIFEILRVYIVFLAFGADISPIVIGEVFIIASLVGMIPLLPGGLGAVDGIMVVFYSVAGISASISAAATVIERLISFWMATILGMIILPHYGSSILDKISFGSSNDEIEEALENEIDN, from the coding sequence ATGGATAAAAAATCAGTATTTTTTCTTGGAATAAGTGTCTTTATATTAATCATAATGTTGTGGTTGGTTGGGATAGAAGATATTATTGATGCTCTTAATGTAGCTAAATTAGAATTAATAGCGTTAGCTATTGGTGTACAAATATTTACATATGCTTTGTACACATTACGTTGGCAAATACTTAATAATCTAGCAGATATTAATACCAGTTTTAAAAAATTACTTCCGATGATTTTGGTAGGTCTTGCCGTAAATAATATAACTCCATCTGGACGTGGTGGGGGAGAGCCTGTTAGAGCATATATTTTATCTAAAGAAGAAGATTATCCGATGAGGGAGACATTTGCTACTGTTGTTGCTGATAGAGCTTTAGATACTTTTCCATTTGTTGTGCTGACAGTTATAACAATTATTGGTATGACTTTTTATTTTAATTTTGATTTATGGTTACTTATTGTAATGATTTCAGCTGTAATATGTATTGTTGCTTTTTTACTGATGATTATATACATGTCTATTAACCCTAATTTTGGTAAACGTGTAGATGGATGGATAATTAAGTTAGTTAGAAGGTTTTATAAGAAGAATTCTGAGGAATTGGAAAATAAAATTCATGCTGTAATTTTAGATTTCCAAAGTACAATGAAAATTGTTATTTCAAGTAAAAAAGTCACATATTATGCATTGCCATTATCATTTATCATCTGGATTTTTGAAATTTTAAGGGTTTATATTGTATTTTTAGCTTTTGGAGCGGATATTAGTCCTATTGTTATTGGGGAAGTATTTATTATTGCTTCACTGGTTGGTATGATACCACTTCTTCCGGGTGGACTGGGTGCTGTTGATGGAATTATGGTTGTATTTTATTCTGTTGCAGGAATATCTGCTTCAATAAGTGCTGCTGCAACTGTTATTGAGAGATTAATTTCATTTTGGATGGCCACTATTTTAGGAATGATTATTTTACCTCATTATGGATCTTCAATTTTGGATAAAATTTCATTCGGTTCATCAAATGATGAAATTGAAGAAGCTCTTGAAAATGAAATTGATAATTAA
- a CDS encoding TrkH family potassium uptake protein, with product MRYITKTDLLVIGLNSGYLLIGIGIMCLIPLIFDLIYFEFDLISFILPGAISICLGFFLTKYLDEYSNKNVRLKHGMIISSLGWIWAALIGGLVFMLATNMPPIDAIFESMSALTGTGVTMYTNLEILPHSILFFRAFEQWIGGLGVVVMVISVLAKPGTATSTLYHSEAHDERIKPSTKATLEKTIEIYIIYTVVGIVLYAIAGMPLFDSLCNTFCIISTGGMNVKNANMGYYHNDLIYFISIVLMILGATSFLVHYKVIKTKGKSLLEDLQFKIIICVIAIVTLMLYYVSNIVPMELLFTVVSAITTTGASISSSLTMASWPSFVIICLICLMLSGGSNGSTVGAIKLIRLITFFKGIYRNIREILSPSGRVVPIKLQGRPLPENASEQSGNYITLYLMFIMFTWALFCFFGHDPFDSLFATVSLQGNNGLDLGIITNQIHPVLKIVSMLNMWIGRLEIYPVLITLRTVFEIFKR from the coding sequence ATGAGATATATAACAAAAACTGACTTATTGGTTATTGGATTAAATTCCGGATATTTATTAATAGGAATTGGAATAATGTGTTTAATTCCATTAATATTTGATTTAATATATTTTGAATTTGATTTAATTAGCTTTATTCTGCCTGGAGCAATATCAATATGTCTTGGATTCTTTTTAACAAAATATCTCGATGAATATTCAAATAAAAATGTTCGACTTAAACATGGTATGATTATTTCATCTCTTGGATGGATATGGGCAGCTCTTATTGGCGGATTAGTTTTTATGCTTGCAACCAATATGCCCCCAATTGATGCTATCTTTGAAAGCATGTCTGCTCTAACAGGGACTGGAGTGACAATGTATACAAATTTAGAAATATTACCTCATAGCATACTCTTTTTTAGAGCTTTTGAACAATGGATTGGAGGTTTAGGAGTTGTAGTCATGGTAATTAGTGTTTTAGCAAAACCGGGTACTGCAACCTCAACGTTATATCATTCAGAAGCACATGATGAGCGTATAAAACCAAGTACTAAAGCAACCCTTGAAAAAACAATAGAAATTTATATAATTTATACTGTTGTAGGAATTGTATTATATGCAATAGCTGGAATGCCACTTTTTGATTCCCTATGCAATACATTTTGCATAATTTCAACTGGAGGTATGAATGTTAAAAATGCAAACATGGGCTATTACCATAACGACTTAATTTATTTCATATCCATTGTTTTAATGATACTTGGTGCTACAAGTTTTTTAGTACATTATAAAGTTATAAAAACAAAAGGAAAATCATTGTTGGAAGATTTGCAATTTAAAATAATTATCTGTGTGATTGCAATTGTAACATTGATGCTTTATTATGTATCAAATATTGTCCCGATGGAATTATTATTCACAGTTGTATCAGCAATTACAACAACAGGGGCCAGCATCTCCTCATCTTTAACAATGGCGAGTTGGCCATCTTTTGTAATAATCTGTTTAATCTGTTTAATGTTATCTGGAGGTTCTAATGGATCTACTGTAGGAGCTATTAAACTTATCAGATTAATAACATTTTTCAAGGGAATCTACAGAAATATACGTGAAATCTTATCACCGAGTGGTAGAGTTGTTCCCATAAAATTACAAGGCAGACCATTACCTGAAAATGCATCAGAACAATCTGGAAATTATATCACATTATATCTAATGTTTATAATGTTTACATGGGCATTATTCTGTTTCTTCGGCCATGACCCATTTGACAGTTTATTTGCAACTGTATCACTTCAAGGCAACAATGGTTTAGACCTGGGGATTATTACCAATCAAATACATCCTGTCTTAAAAATAGTAAGTATGCTCAATATGTGGATTGGAAGATTAGAAATATACCCAGTTTTAATCACATTAAGAACTGTTTTTGAAATTTTCAAAAGATAA